ACCGATATAAAAAGGGGGATGCCAACACCTACAAGCTTGACCCTGCCACTTCAGCCGTAACTGTCACAAGAGGTATTAAGGTGCTGCTTACCAATTTGCAGTTTGTGTTGGCCTAAGGctgtggggagaggaggagagctgCTCACTCCTTTTCCCTCCCCATCCAAACTCAAAGTCCCCCGGGCCCCAATTCAGAGTAATGTATTTTTTGGCACATACTAGAAAGGCAGTGCCTCAGCCCTTCCCTGAACCCATGGAGGTGTTCTGTTTGGGGCTTTTTAGACTGCTGCTGCTCAGCTGGTTGCTTGAACTGACAGTAGGCCAGCCTGTTCTCTGCCATCCCCTAGTCATTGTGTGCCTCACCACAGCTTGCTTAGagcaaactgtttctcagaccttAGGCACAGCCTCTCCTCTTTACCTGATCAATGTTAAATATAAGCACCCCTGATCCCAGGACATAAGGAAAGATGCCCAATTGTACTTTTGTTCTATAACCTATGAAATGGCTAGTTGATCATTTTTCCACAAATAATTAGGTGTTAAGAGTTTTCCTTCAGGCTTTACTTAGGAGAATGGACTAAGCTGAAGGTGTACTTCACCAGCAAGAGTCAACTCTAGAATTCAGGACGTTCCTTCTATTGTTTTCTCATCCATCTGTCAAGAAATGtaactttggttttatttttggcttattCCAAGGGGTAAGccagaaaatagaaatgattatTTCTGATTAATAGCAGAAACTTTTTCAAGCTCAAATATGTAAGGTGTCTGCTCTTTTAAAAGCTCTAAGTCAAGTCAAGAGCTAGGAAGTGTTGATACAAATAAAAGTTTTTGAAGggatatgtgtgtctgtgttgaaTTCCGAAGGGGTGACTTTGAAGGGGCGAGAGTGTTTCATTCCCTCAGGGGGACTCCTTAACGTACCATCACATGACTCAGTCTGCAGCAGTCCTGACTGCGCCCATGCTCCCGCTTCTCCAGACAGGATCCCTACTCCACAGGGCCAGTGAGACTCAGATTCTGACAGTGGCAAAGAGCCAGAGCTGAGTTTCCTTTTTTCTAGTGCTAAGTCTTTTGAGTTGGGGTGCTAAATATTATTAGGCACAATATTAGGTACATAATAGATTTTTGTTAAAATACTTCTTTAGCTCTATTCAAGAAAAGAAGATGGCCCCATCCCTGTCCTGTATCCCATGAATACAAGCCACACTAAATCTTTTCCTTTCTAGCCACACAACAGTGTTATTTCAAGAAAACGaaacaagacagagaaagcaaAATGACCTATTACCTATTGGCACATTTTGGTTATGTCAAGTCTGGGCTTAAGCCCTGTGGGTCCTGTTAAGCTTTTTTTATTCTGTATCAAGCAGGAGTGTCTTGAGTTCTTTCTAATCCACATACATCATGTCTTTGAAGTGTCAAAAGTCCCATCCTTTGCTGCCCCTGCAGTAACCTGCTTGTGGAACTCTTTAAGAACATCCAGCTGGCCAGGCCTGATGTGGATGTAAGACCGGATCTTGGCGATGGCTCTTACAGCCTCCTCTGGACTCCATCTGTGCACCTGAAGTACAGGGTTGAGAAatcagcagagagagaaagaagcaggtgtcaggccgggcgcggtggctcaagcctgtaatcccagcactttgggaggccgagatgggtggatcacgaggtcaggagatcgagaccatcctggctaatacggtgaaaccccatctctactaaaaaatacaaaaactagccgggcgaggtagtgggcgcctgtagtcccagctactcgggaggctgaggcaggagaatggcgtaaacctgggaggcggagcttgcagtgagctgagatccggccactgcactccagcctgggtgacagagcgaggctccgtctcaaaaaaaaaaaaaaaaaaaaaggtgtcaacGTGCCCTTGACACATGAGCAGGTGCTAAAGGACTTCGAGAGTTTCATTTCTTTGGAAACTCCATTTTGGAGGCATTAAAAATCATGCTCCTTGTATTATAAATGGGAGAGTACTGTAACCACTGCAGTCAGCCAGTCTCACAATACTATGCAACAGGCCAGGTGGAAAGTCAGTCTTTCTACCCAATTCTTGCTCTGCCAAATCCTAGAAAAAGAAAGTTGCACATGAGAAGCTGAGGTCCTAAGTTCAAGACTGCCTCAGCCTACTCCACATTCTCTCCGAGCTGGGCTTTTGGTTAAAAGAACTTCTAGGAACAAGTATGCAAtagatgttttgtttgtttgctttttattgagacagtgcctcgctgtgtcacccaggctggagtgcagtggcgatctcagctcactgcaagctccgcctcccgggttcacgccattctcctacctcagcctcccgagtagctgggactacaggtgcccgccaccacgcccaggtaatttttagcatttttagtagagacgaggtttcaccgtgttagccaggctcaatctcctgacctcgtgatccgcccgcctctgcctcccaaagtgctaggattacaggcgtgagccaccgcgcccggcctgcagtaGATGTTTTTTTGCAACTTGTCACCATGGCTAGAAAAACAAGTACTCATAATTTAAATAGGAGGGTTAACATGTCCTAAGGATACTCATTGGTTTAGAACCGAACAGAACcaagaaaatacagatttctagCTTGCTAATTCAATTCTCACTGGGTGCAAAATACCCTCCTGAGACCCTGAGTCCAGCAGAGTCCTTATGACCGAAAATTTAGTATTGTTCAACTACATACATACACAGCAGTCCACAGTAACACAAGGCCAAACTGAGCTATTCACATGacttagaaaatgctctgtgggaGCCATTTTGTAACTCAGGTTACAAAATGATGATGGACTACAGGGTATTTGTTtctcctaaatatttttaaagcatcccACCTGCCAATCATGACAAATTAACAGGCAGAATCTAGTTTGGAGCCTGTTTCCagaaactaatatccagaacttgaCTCTGGAATACTTGGAGAAACTTGAGTACTATAAAGCTGAAAATGATCATCACTATTATCTACAGTATTGTTCCCTGACATGGTATTAGAACAAGTGTCTAGCCTTTTGCTGGGGTTGAGTATCTTTTGCAACTCCATTTTTAGAGTGCCTGCTGTAGCCAGCACTTGatgtaatttcttatttaaacTTCATAATACATTTAGTTTGAGAAAACAGTATTAGGTATCAGTCACTTTTGCTGATCCTCACTGGCAGGCGGCAGAGCCCCAGGTTAGCTTGTCACAAGGCTCAGGTGCTTTCCATCATACCACACCATCTCCCAACAGCCTGAAATCAAGCACACAGCTCCTTCCAACAGGGCCCACCAGTAGACCATGCTATTGAAGTTCTGGAAATCTATAAATGGgaccagaaagatttttttttttttttttttttgagacagggtttcactgtgtcagccatgctgcagtgcagtggcacaaatcatggctcactgcagcctctacctaccgggctcaggtgatccttccatctcagcctcccaagtagctgggattacaggtgcacaccaccaaaccgagctaactttttgtattttttgtagagacggctttgccatgttgcccagtctgatctcaaactcctgggctcaagccatcctcccacttcaagcctcccaaaatgctaggattgtaAGCATGTACCACGATGCCCAGCCCAGAAAGAACTTTTGTACCTGAATCAGGTATGCTGCCACCATAGTGGCACTCCTGGAGCGCCCAGCCTTACAATGCACGTAGACACACTGGCCCAGCGACTGGTACTTGAGAGCAAATTGGACTCCCTTCTGGAGGTTGTCCAAGGTAGGGATCCCAGTCATGTCTACTGTGCTGAGCCGCAGCTGCTCGACTCCTAGTCTCTTCCACTCCTGGAACCAGGTCCACCagtatgaaaaagaatgaaaaaaacctGATGTGGGTGGGATGATAAGGGGCTCCTAAGAGGCAGCAAAGCAACAGGGAAGTTTCAGGGTTTACTACAATGGGAATACACTGTTTCCTGTTTTCTAATAGAAACTTCTTacagaaatgcttttttttcccattccGGGTGAGGAcagaaatgtctttaaaatggCTGGCCTACATAGTTGGTTTTTCATCAAACAGCAGCTATGCTGCTGAGTTAGAATTATGTCCAAGATTTaaagtgttccttttcttttattaagacagagtctcgctctgttgcccaggctggagtgcagtggtgtgatctcagctcactgcaacctccacctcccaggttcaagcgattcccctgcctcagcctcctgagtagctgggaccacaggcacgcgccaccaagcctggctaattgtatttttagtagagacgggatttcatcatgttgaccaggatagtctcgaactcctaacctcaggtcatctgcccgcctcagcctcccaaagtgctggcattacaggtgtgagccaccacaccagcagGTAAAGTGTTCTTAAACTACCCTTTGTGTACTTGAATATTTAGCTGCAAAAtattaactatatatattttagctGCAAAAAATTCAGCTGCAaacatcttaatattttatttcggctgggcatggtggctcacgcctgtaatcccaacgatTTGtaaggccgaggtggacagatcacctaaggtcaggagttcgagaccagcctggctaacatggtgaaaccctgtctctaataaaaatacaaaaattagccaggcctggtggcggacgcctgtaatcccacctactagggaggctgaggcaggagaattgtttaacccaggagagagaggttgcagtgagcagagatcacaccattgtattccagcctgggtgacaagagaaaaacaacatctcaaaaaatatacgtattttattttagagacacgATCTTGCTATGTCGCTCAGGTCAGAGAGCAGTGGtgtgcaatcatggctccctgcagcttcaaactcctaagctcaagcagtcctcccacttctgcctcctgagaagctgtgaCTACAGCTGCACGCCACTGTGCCtcgctaattttgttatttttgtgtgtggagatgggggtctcgctgtgttgcccaggctggtctcaatctcctatcctcaagccatcctcctgtctcagcctcccaaagtgttgggattacaggcatgagccaccaggcccagccagtgtaacttttttttgtataattttggcACCTGTGTAGTGATTCAGCTGCAGATTTGGGGTACAATATTTTGCCAGGGCTTTCTATTTCTCTGTCCATAAGTCTCCTCTttttttaccacttttttttGAGGAAGCACATGGTAGAAAATAgggttatcattttaaaattaaaagaatgggccaggcgcaagactccgtctggaaaacaaaaaaacaaaaaaaaattaaattaaaacaatgcaCTGACCTTCATTAGTGCAATGTCATCACTTACAAAGAAGAAAtaggtggccaggtgcggtggctcacgcctgtaatcccagattttgagaggccaaggtgggtggatcgcctgaggtcaggagtttgagatgactctggccaacatggcgaaaccctatctccacaaaaaatacaaaaattagccaggcatggtggcgggcacctgtaattccagctacttgggaggctgaggcaggagaatcacttgaaccgggaggcagacgttgcagtgagccgagattgcaccattgcactccagcctggacaatggagtgagatgtgagactctgtctcaaaaaaaaaaaaaagaagaagaaataggagAAATAAGGTCTCTGGCAACTGGGCAAACTTTATGCTTTAAGACTTCAGATATCCTCCAGCTACTCTTATTATTAACCTCTTAATAATGAGTATCGGAGACTTTATGGTTCTGAATGAaggtcagcttttttttttttttttttttttttttgagatggagtctcgctctgtcgcccaggctggagtgcagtggccggatctcagctcactgcaatctccgcctcccgggttcacgccattctcctgcctcagcctcccgagtagctgggactacaggcgcccgccacctcgcccggctagttttttgtattttttagtagagacgggtttcaccattttggccaggctgatctcaaactcctgacctcacacgatgcacccacctcagcttcccaaagtgctgggattacaggcgtcagagCTACCACGCCTAGCCAAGTCACAAATATTTCCAGCCaagtcacaaatatttttaaggtttcaAAAAATCCTCAGGTTGAAATAATAGTATCTTCATCATGCTATATCAgtaaaacaaatgagaaagatAATTGTTTAGTGCTATTAGATGCCAAACACTATAAAGATAGGGCAACATTTTTAATCACATTGTAGAtaacatcttcttttttttttttttgagatggagtctcgctctgtcacccaggctggagtgcagtggccagatctcggctcactgcaagttccgccacccgggtttatgccattctcctgcctcagcctcccgagtagctgggctagttttttgtatttttttagtagagacggggtttcaccgtgttagccaggatggtctcgatctcctgacctcgtgatctgcccgtctcaggctcccaaagtgctgggattacggtcttgagccatcgcgcccgacCAGATAACATCTTCTaataaccattgtggaagattcCACAAACAAGCCAGTCACATTTAATGAAAGTTATGCTTTAGGCCTAAACTTTGTTATGAGAGAACTTTGTAGTTCCACCATGATTTCTAACATATGACTAAAAATTCCCCCAAATCAGAGCCAAATTAACTCTACAGTTTTTATGAAAAATGTGGGGAGGGGGACGTGTTAAGGGGGTGCTTTTCGTCTTATAGTTGGCAGGGCCTTCATCTGGAATCCTTAACACTGGGAATGCTGACCCATACTCAGAGCTCAAAGtgcagaaagaatgaatgaaatcagGAAGGCACAGGAAAGTTGCCTTTCAATTttagtttctgattttgtttaccGAAATAAGAATACATTACATTCGTTCACAAAGGAGAAATCAGACTTTGTCaacttgcactttttttttctttttttttgagactgtttcACTCCTGTCGCGCAAGGCTGGGCTGTAATGCaagatgtcggctcactgcaacctccacctccccggctcaagtgattttcctgccttagcctcccaagtagctgggactacaggcgcacgctaccaTTCccggctacattttgtatttttgtagagatgggggcctcgccatgttgcccaggttggtcaggaactcctgggctcaagtgatctgcccgcctcctcctcccgcctcccaaaagtgctgggattacaggcgtgagtaaccgcgcccggcccaacttGAACTTTTAAATAAACGCCTTTCACAGTTTCTAGCCTACCTCCAGGTGCCGTTTAGAGGACCAGACCGGAGGCAAAGCAGCTTGGGACGCCTGGCTCTGGGGCATGATGACCTCCCCCAAACTTCTCTAGCAGTCCCAGGCCCAGGGCGGTGGGCGAGGGGAGCGGGCCCCCGAGCCTGCCCCGCGGCCCAGTCCCTCACCTGTGAAGAGTGGCACAGGAACCTCGTCTCATACTCTTCGTTCATGGTGATCACCCCGCGCACGTTCTCGTCCTGTACCAGCTGCCGAGGCAAAGAGGTGGCTCAGCAAAGACGGTGGAGACCCCAGCGGCCCGACAGAGACGGAACGGCGGGGACGGGGCAGGTGCCCGGGCTTCCCGGCCTGGCTCACCTGGCGCGTCAAGCTCCGCAACGGCAGCGCGCCCAGCAGCACTGTGGGGTCGATGCGGTGGTACCAGTCCCGGTGCGCCCGACCCGGCACCTTCCCGCGGAACAGGGTGTAGAGCAGCGTCGGGTAGAAGAGCACCCGCGCCAGGCCGGCCTCCAGCAGCGCGGTGGCCGCCATCCCGCGCCACCCGGCCCGGCGCAGAGGCGACCCATCGGCCCCCGCGCTCGCGGTCTGGACCCGCGAGAAGAGCAGGCGGGTGCCGGGGCGGGGCTGCCAGCTGCACAAGGCCTCTAGTGGGCTCGCACCGGGTGACGGCGGGGCTGGCCTGGAGCCCCCGCGGCGGGCCGCGGGGCTCTGGAGGAGGGCCCGGCGGCCTCGGGGGGAGGGACCGAGGACTCCTGGGCGGGAAACTGGAACCCCGGCCAAGGGAGAGCGCGTCGCGGGCCAGACATGTGTGAGCCCCGTAgcgtgggaaactgaggcccccgCCTGTGGCCGGTGACCTCCTTCCTCCGAGGGAAGGGGTGTGACCCCAGGGGAGGAGAGCAGGAAGGACACTCCCTCCAACCCTCGACCAGAGAAGGGGGCAGTGACCCTAAGTGCGGGTGTGACCCTACCAAAGGGAAGAATAGACAAGGAAGAGGCTGTGTGCCAGGTAGCCCTGAAGAGGAGAGTGGAAGGGCTTAGAGCTTTCAAACAGAGGAGCTACCTGGGTGAGGGCCTGATCCCAGGGTGAACAGGGGACTTGGGTTGAGGTCGCCTTCCTCCTCCCCTACCCGTCCCAGGGCACGGCTCTCTCCATCGTCTGACCAAACAGCAGTGTTTacatagcaggaaaaaaataggaaaatatgcattataatgtattaatatatcattaaaaattatgaaaagctCAAATATGAAACCTGTAACCTACAAAAAGGTAAGTAGAATGGTTGTAATGCCagctatttacttttttgttgtttgttttgagatggagtctcactctgttgcccaggctggagtgcagtcaaacaatctcggctcactgcaacctccgcctcctgggttcaagtgattctcctgcctcagcctcccaagtagctgggattataagcacatgccaccacacccagctaatttttgtatttttagtagagatggggtttcaccatgttggccaggctggtcccaaactcctgacctcaggtgatccatccccctcaaccttccaaagtgtggggattacaggcatgagccaccccacctggcccatctggtggttttaaaagattcattttattttcttttttgagatgtagtctccttctgttgcctaggctggagtacagtagcgccatctcggctcactgcaacctccgcctcccgggtacaagcaattctcctgcctcagcctccccaatagctgggactacaggtgcccaccactatgcccggctaattttttgtgtgcttttagtagagacagggtttcgccatgttggccggactgctctcaaactcctgacctcaggtgatccatccgccttggtttcccaaagtgctgggattacaggcgtgagccaccgcacccgacctaattttagaatattttcattgccCTCAAAATAAGCCCCATATCCATTAGCAGAGACACCATTTTCTCCCAATCATCCTCCAGCTTTAGGCGAACACTAACCTACTTTCTGACTCTATAGATTTACATGTTTAGCATGTTTAGggcatttcttctttttacttttcttctttttttttttctaggaaacagggtctcactgtcacctagactagagtgcagtggcagcatgaccatgactcactgtagcctcgacctttTGGGTACAAGcaatcttcccaactcagcctcccaaggagttgagactacagacgtgtgccacgatgcctggctaattttttattatttgtggtgatggggtctcactgtgttgcccaaactgatctcagggctgggcacagtggctcactcctgtaatcccagcactgtgggaggctgaggcaggcagatcaccagaggtcaggcgtttgagaccagcgtggtcaacatggagaaaccccatctctactaaaaacatacaaaaattagccaggtataatagtgggcgcctgtaatcccagctactcgggaggctgaggcaggagaatcacttgaacccgggaggcagaggttgtgatgagccaagatcacgccactgcacttcagcctgggtgacaccatgtcaaaaacaaaacaaaacaaagtgatcttgaattcctgggctcaaacaatcctcccaatttggcctcccaaagtactgggattataggtctgaACTACTGTGTCTAGCCTAGtgtatttcaaataaatggagtcatacagtatgtgttctttgtatctggcttcttcttcttttttttttttttttttttttgagatagagtttcactcctgttgcccaggctggagtgcaatggtgtgattttagctcactgcaacctccacctcttgggctcaagcaattctcccacctcagcctcctgagtatctgggaccacaggtgcacaccaccacacctggtggcgaatttttgtatttttggtagaggtgggctttcaccatattgtccaggttgatctcgaactactggactcaagtgatcttcctgcttcagcctctcgaagtgctggcattgcatgcgtgagccaccccaccctttttttttttttgagatggagtttcattcttgttgcccaggctggagtgcaatggcatgatctcagctcactgcaacctccacctcccaggttcaagcaattctcctgcctcagactccctaatagctgggattacaggcatgcaccaccactcccaactaattttatatttttagtagagacggtttctccatattggtcagcctggtcttgaattcccgacctcaggtgaactgcccgcctgggcctcccaaagtgctgggattacaggtgttagcaaCTGcatgtggccttttttttttctttttcttttcttttcttttttttcagacggagtctctctgttgcccaggctggagtacaatctcgactcactgcaagctccgcctcccgggttcacaccattctcctgcctcagcctcctgagtagctgggactacaggcgcccgccaccacatctggctaattgtttgtatttttagtagagatgggatttcaccgtcttagccaggatggtctcaatcttctgacctcatgatctgcccatctcagcctcccatagtgctgggattacaagtgtgagccaccacgcctagcctttttttcttaatagataTCTCTTGTGTATTGATATCTGTCTTATGCTTAGAATGTTTTCAAGGATCGTCTATGTTGTAGCAAGTATCAGGACtgtcctttttattgccaaataatatttcaatatatggACAGACCACATGTTTTTATCtgtttatcagttgatggacatttgagttgtttccattttgggCTATGTTGAACAATGCTGCTGGGAACATCTTCATACAACTTATggacataggttttcatttctcttgtataTTTGACTAATCATGGAATTGTGAGGTTATAGAGTATTACTATGTTTAACCTTTAGAAGAACtgtcagttttccaaagtgactgcacctttttgcattcccaccaggagAGTATGGAGGGTTCCAATGTTGCCATGCCACATGGTCGCCAACACTTATTATCTGTCTTTCATTATAGCCAATTTAGTGGGTGTGGTGTCTCTTTGtggaataaactttttttttctgagacggagtctcgctctgttgcccaggctggagtgcagtggcgtggtcttggctcactgcaagctccgcctcctgggttcacgctattctcctgcctcagcctcccaagtagctgggactatgggcgcccgccaccacgcccggcttattttttgtatttttggtagagacggggtttctccgtgttagccaggatggtcttgatctcctgacctcgtgatccacccgcgttggcctcccaaaatgctgggattacaggcctgagccattgcgcccggccaggaataaacttttaaatgtgGAATAATTTAGATGCAcagaaaggttttaaaaatagtacTGAGAGTCCATTATGTCCTTCCCCCtccaatgttaacattttttttggtaacagctttattgaggtataatgcATATGCCTTGTCACCCTCCTAACTATACAATTCAGTGTTTATTAATATACTCACAGGGTTGCACAACCATCACCAATATCTAATTTTAGAAAActtcatcatcccaaaaagaaatcctatacccattagcaatcactccccattccctcaTTCCCTGACAACCACGAATTGACTTCCTGTCTCAGTGGATCTGCCTATTCCAaacatttcatatacatggatCATACAACATGTGGTCTTTGTATATTCATGTACACATATTGATAAAGGTCATTATAACTAtatagagaaaatgttttgttttttgtttttgagacagagtctcactctgtcacccaggctggagtgcagtgatgtgtacattatataatatgtatattatatatgtatattataaattatgtgttatatgttatatgtatattatatataatatgcatattatatatgtatattatatattgtgtgtatattatatatgtatattatatattgtatatcatatgtatattatatgttatatgtatgcatgttatatattatatagaatgcatattatatatagaatgcattatatattacatatagtatgtatattatacattatatagtgtgtatattatacattatatatagtgtgtatattatacattatatatagtgtgtatattatatattttatagatataaaaaaTCAGAAAGTCTGCGTTTTGGTAAAATAATGGATCTAGTTAATAGCCATCAATGGATAAAAGCATTAGATGAAACACTTATAGGAAACTTGACCACAGAGGGATCAGGCTGAGGCCACCTCAACCACGGATGAGTCTGTGTCACTAAAAACAGGACAGACAACCTGACGTCATAGGCTATAGGCCTCCAGATGTGATGCAGCGTGATGCTCGCAGCACCACCTGAATATAACCAGGCCTTAAGAGTTttctttctggccaggcgcggtggctcacacctataattccagcactttcggaggctgaggcgggcagatcacctgaggttaggagttcaagactagtctggccaacatggaaaaaccctgtc
Above is a genomic segment from Chlorocebus sabaeus isolate Y175 chromosome 1, mChlSab1.0.hap1, whole genome shotgun sequence containing:
- the PTPMT1 gene encoding phosphatidylglycerophosphatase and protein-tyrosine phosphatase 1, with amino-acid sequence MAATALLEAGLARVLFYPTLLYTLFRGKVPGRAHRDWYHRIDPTVLLGALPLRSLTRQLVQDENVRGVITMNEEYETRFLCHSSQEWKRLGVEQLRLSTVDMTGIPTLDNLQKGVQFALKYQSLGQCVYVHCKAGRSRSATMVAAYLIQVHRWSPEEAVRAIAKIRSYIHIRPGQLDVLKEFHKQVTAGAAKDGTFDTSKT